A genome region from Bacillaceae bacterium IKA-2 includes the following:
- a CDS encoding phosphoribosyltransferase family protein — MNYRGYYDLRRVIRDNISLLQSRDFDLIVGIPRSGMIPAYMISNYLNKTCCDLQSFLNSVALKPVDTQNLIEPLDYQNKVKNILLVDDSIASGRSLEQSLQQISTNENYNITTLCIYSTKSSRSDVDLFFEYLPGISVFEWMIFHSFIVKGSCVSIDGVLCIAPTKEQIEDHEKYLDFLIHTPPLFLATGKIGCIVTNRLEKYRSETEAWLKKNGVDYNSLIMLKSPSSSKRKEELKAIHKANAYKKSRQNLFIESNREQAIKIHELTKFPVYCIETNKLYSQGILISAFYGHKYSREIFLNKLRTRIEKLPKPIYNFLRGIYRFVS, encoded by the coding sequence ATGAATTATAGGGGATATTATGATCTGAGAAGAGTAATTAGAGATAACATATCATTACTTCAATCAAGAGATTTTGATTTAATTGTTGGAATACCAAGAAGTGGCATGATACCGGCCTATATGATTTCTAACTATCTAAATAAAACTTGCTGTGACTTACAATCATTTCTAAATAGCGTTGCTCTAAAGCCAGTAGATACACAAAATCTTATAGAGCCCTTAGATTATCAAAATAAGGTCAAAAATATACTTCTTGTAGACGATTCAATAGCTAGTGGGCGATCTTTAGAACAATCGTTGCAACAGATCTCTACCAATGAAAATTATAATATAACAACATTATGCATTTATTCTACCAAGAGTAGTAGAAGTGATGTTGATCTATTTTTTGAATACCTTCCAGGAATAAGTGTTTTTGAATGGATGATTTTTCATTCTTTCATTGTAAAGGGATCTTGCGTTTCAATTGATGGGGTATTATGTATTGCCCCAACAAAAGAGCAAATAGAAGATCATGAAAAGTATTTAGACTTTTTAATACACACTCCCCCGTTATTTTTGGCGACGGGAAAGATAGGTTGTATAGTTACGAATCGTTTGGAAAAATATCGCAGTGAAACAGAGGCTTGGTTGAAGAAGAATGGTGTAGATTACAATTCCTTAATAATGTTAAAATCACCATCAAGTTCTAAGCGGAAGGAAGAATTAAAAGCCATTCATAAAGCAAATGCGTACAAGAAATCGAGGCAAAATCTTTTTATTGAGAGTAACCGTGAACAAGCTATAAAAATTCATGAATTAACTAAATTTCCCGTATATTGTATTGAAACCAATAAATTGTACTCCCAAGGAATTTTGATTTCGGCATTCTATGGTCATAAATATTCTAGAGAAATATTTTTAAATAAACTCCGAACTAGAATAGAAAAGTTACCTAAACCAATCTATAATTTTTTAAGGGGTATTTATCGTTTTGTAAGCTGA
- a CDS encoding glycosyltransferase has protein sequence MTKLSIIVPVYNTEEYLSDCIESILLQSFMDYEIILINDGSSDKSGEICKQYAKKDSRIKVFHKSNEGPSAARNLGIKLASGEFLGFVDSDDTINVQMYEKLYNLAKEKNAEISICGYSEIYFPSGKIDNFTTPLNNIVYLKGKEIREEFEHSLSANTYLGYNSLCNKIYNRKYLLRNSLIINENIKIAEDQCFNISAILKAKIICAINEPLYNYRRINSKSIMNKKEGAFYQLITARKEILRTLSINKVNQGLIDKIEKIENCKTVANYLEEIINTYKSKQSMQQKVKWVKKLIYEKYFIEAIKNYDKNDLLLKANVVVTFIKCYLAFKGDLLFKER, from the coding sequence ATGACGAAATTGTCCATAATAGTACCCGTATATAACACAGAAGAATATTTAAGTGATTGTATTGAATCTATTCTTCTACAATCATTTATGGATTATGAAATCATCCTTATTAATGACGGGTCTTCTGATAAAAGTGGCGAAATTTGTAAGCAATATGCTAAGAAAGATAGTAGAATTAAAGTTTTTCATAAAAGTAATGAAGGGCCAAGTGCTGCAAGGAATCTCGGTATTAAACTGGCAAGTGGTGAATTTCTTGGATTTGTTGATAGTGACGACACGATAAATGTGCAAATGTATGAAAAACTTTATAACCTTGCTAAAGAGAAAAATGCTGAAATTTCTATCTGCGGTTATTCAGAAATATATTTTCCAAGTGGAAAAATCGATAATTTTACAACTCCATTAAACAATATAGTTTATTTAAAAGGAAAAGAGATAAGGGAAGAGTTTGAGCACTCATTAAGTGCAAATACTTATCTAGGTTATAATAGCTTATGTAACAAGATTTATAACAGGAAATATCTTTTAAGAAACAGCTTAATAATAAATGAAAATATTAAAATCGCAGAAGATCAATGTTTTAACATATCAGCAATTTTAAAAGCAAAAATAATTTGTGCTATTAATGAGCCACTTTACAATTATAGAAGAATTAATAGTAAAAGCATAATGAATAAAAAAGAAGGAGCATTTTACCAACTAATTACAGCTAGAAAGGAAATACTAAGAACGTTAAGTATTAACAAGGTAAATCAAGGTTTAATAGACAAAATAGAAAAAATTGAGAATTGTAAAACAGTAGCAAACTACCTTGAGGAAATAATTAATACTTATAAATCAAAACAGTCTATGCAGCAGAAAGTAAAATGGGTAAAAAAACTAATCTATGAGAAATATTTTATTGAAGCAATAAAGAACTATGATAAAAACGACCTACTATTAAAAGCTAATGTTGTTGTTACCTTTATTAAATGTTATTTGGCCTTTAAAGGAGATCTCTTGTTCAAAGAAAGATAA
- a CDS encoding glycosyltransferase, with translation MKKNLLFVIDSLECAGAEKSLVTLLSMLDYKKYNADLMLFGFGGALEDLLPKEVNLLEPLSYTTYTKLNYIQALQHSFEKMNFKMLASRIKYSLRLRTKNFTNPQKARLFWESSANVIETNQTEYDIAISYAQGIPTFYVAEKVKAKKKFAWVNASLKLEKKEIDFQKSFYDHFNRIVAVSETTKGIFIETFPFYKHKVEVIYDINNPQFISKMASIENGYDDGFKGIKILTIGRLAELKGYDIALEACKILREKGIQFRWYVLGKGPQREKIEKYIEENTMSDYFVLLGVKVNPYPYIKNADIYVQTSRSEGFGLAIAEARMLNIPVVTTRFDSVFNQMMHEKNGLVVDINPIAVANGIIKLIEDVNLKEEIINYLITEKKGNTEELNKVYELIG, from the coding sequence ATGAAAAAAAATTTATTATTTGTAATAGACTCTTTAGAATGCGCTGGAGCAGAAAAGAGTTTAGTTACTCTATTATCAATGTTGGACTATAAAAAATATAACGCAGACCTAATGCTGTTTGGTTTTGGTGGAGCACTTGAGGATTTACTTCCAAAGGAAGTAAATCTATTAGAGCCATTAAGTTATACAACATACACTAAACTCAACTATATTCAAGCGTTACAGCATTCATTTGAAAAAATGAATTTTAAAATGTTAGCCAGTAGGATAAAATATTCATTACGATTACGAACGAAGAACTTTACCAATCCCCAGAAGGCGAGGCTGTTTTGGGAGAGTTCTGCCAACGTAATTGAAACAAACCAAACTGAATATGACATCGCAATTAGTTATGCTCAAGGAATTCCAACATTCTATGTTGCAGAAAAAGTTAAAGCTAAGAAAAAGTTTGCTTGGGTAAATGCAAGTCTTAAATTAGAGAAAAAAGAGATAGATTTTCAGAAAAGTTTTTACGACCACTTTAATAGAATAGTTGCTGTATCGGAGACTACAAAGGGTATCTTTATTGAAACTTTTCCTTTTTATAAACATAAAGTGGAAGTCATTTATGATATTAATAATCCCCAGTTTATCTCTAAAATGGCTAGTATTGAAAATGGCTATGACGATGGGTTTAAAGGAATAAAGATCCTTACGATAGGTAGACTTGCTGAACTTAAAGGATATGACATTGCTTTAGAAGCTTGTAAAATTCTTAGAGAAAAAGGTATTCAGTTTAGATGGTACGTACTTGGGAAAGGCCCCCAAAGAGAAAAAATCGAGAAATATATAGAAGAAAATACAATGTCAGATTACTTTGTGCTATTGGGTGTAAAAGTAAACCCCTATCCATATATAAAAAATGCAGATATATACGTTCAGACTTCCAGATCTGAGGGCTTTGGACTTGCCATTGCTGAGGCAAGAATGTTAAATATTCCAGTAGTTACAACTAGATTCGATTCGGTTTTTAATCAAATGATGCATGAGAAGAACGGTCTGGTGGTGGATATCAATCCAATTGCTGTTGCTAATGGAATAATAAAGTTAATTGAAGATGTCAATTTAAAAGAAGAAATCATCAATTATCTAATAACCGAAAAAAAGGGGAATACTGAAGAGTTGAACAAGGTATATGAATTAATTGGATAA
- a CDS encoding transposase, giving the protein MTKRVRRSFSKDFKEQIVRLYTAGKPLAELIKEYELTPSAFDK; this is encoded by the coding sequence ATGACCAAACGAGTCAGAAGGAGTTTTTCGAAAGACTTCAAGGAACAAATTGTTCGTCTGTACACTGCTGGAAAGCCACTTGCAGAATTGATTAAAGAATATGAATTAACACCTTCAGCTTTTGACAAATAG
- a CDS encoding glycosyltransferase — protein sequence MPDVNSILNQTYANLEIILVNDGSPDNGSRIIEDYAAKDKRVITVHQDNGGLSDARNTGMKFVTGVYTLFVDSDDWLEYTMVEKLVNSIVFIKLIINVVSSSSWSSRIFAS from the coding sequence TTGCCAGATGTTAATAGCATTCTCAATCAAACATATGCGAACTTAGAAATTATTCTAGTGAATGACGGTTCACCAGACAATGGTTCAAGGATAATTGAAGATTATGCAGCAAAGGATAAACGAGTAATAACAGTCCATCAAGACAATGGTGGCTTATCTGATGCAAGAAACACCGGCATGAAATTTGTAACAGGGGTATATACCCTTTTTGTTGATAGTGACGATTGGCTAGAGTATACCATGGTTGAAAAACTTGTGAATTCTATTGTTTTTATCAAGCTGATTATTAACGTTGTCAGCTCTTCATCTTGGTCATCACGAATTTTTGCTTCATAA
- a CDS encoding ABC transporter ATP-binding protein: MWNNIKKVLMLFNKNEKKKLLIICFMMIIAALFETIGIGLIVPFVGIVTNPEIIQEQAILSYMYDLLKFQSTLGFVIFSVVFLLLIFILKNLYLLFFHYVQYKVILNQQVKLSRELFKEYLTKPYTFHLQRNTSNLLRNVNDEVPKVFQGIILSGFQLLTEALVILFILILLLITAPVATITASILLGGSVLIFFRIFRKKVSDLGVELQKVSGAIIKWVNQGLGASKEVKVSGKEDFFINAYTKQSLIKVENSRYMKMLELVPRLFIETLLVSIVLLTMLIIIFQGTDTTQIVATMALFAMAAFRLMPSINRVVALITTIRYSQPALDVVYEDLFLNKGAKLNREPKSKSVFINKGKNTFKDSIKINNVSFRYPNQNDYSVKDISLTIPIGQSVAFIGESGAGKTTIVDIILGLFKPEKGNVLVDGMNLYDQISLWQQKIGYIPQSIFLSDDTIRGNIAFGLEPKEIEDIEVWRALEQAQLKEFVLSLPDKLETTVGERGVRLSGGQRQRIGIARALYHNPEILFMDEATSSLDNETEKEIMKAIDGLKGEKTLIIIAHRLSTIENCDIVFKINKGRLVAINNKVDQSHPKVINYSSWKI, encoded by the coding sequence ATCGCAGCTTTGTTTGAAACAATTGGAATTGGATTGATAGTTCCTTTTGTCGGGATTGTTACGAATCCAGAGATTATTCAAGAACAAGCTATTTTATCTTATATGTATGACTTATTGAAATTTCAGTCAACATTAGGATTTGTCATATTTTCAGTAGTATTTTTACTTTTAATATTTATTTTGAAAAATCTATATTTATTGTTTTTCCATTATGTCCAGTATAAAGTCATATTAAATCAACAAGTAAAATTATCTAGAGAATTATTTAAGGAGTATTTAACTAAACCTTATACATTCCATTTACAACGAAATACTTCAAATCTACTTAGAAATGTTAATGATGAAGTGCCTAAAGTATTTCAAGGAATTATCTTGTCTGGATTTCAGTTATTAACTGAAGCGCTTGTAATTCTTTTTATATTAATATTGCTCTTAATTACAGCACCAGTTGCAACGATTACAGCTTCAATATTGTTAGGAGGAAGTGTACTTATATTTTTCCGGATTTTCCGAAAGAAGGTCAGTGATTTAGGAGTAGAGCTACAAAAAGTAAGTGGAGCAATCATAAAATGGGTAAATCAAGGGCTAGGGGCCAGTAAAGAAGTAAAAGTCTCTGGGAAAGAAGATTTCTTTATTAATGCATACACTAAGCAGAGTCTTATCAAAGTGGAAAATAGCCGTTATATGAAAATGTTAGAGTTAGTTCCTAGGCTTTTTATAGAGACTTTACTAGTTTCTATTGTTCTTCTTACAATGCTTATTATTATTTTCCAAGGAACAGATACAACACAAATTGTTGCTACAATGGCACTATTTGCTATGGCTGCTTTTAGACTAATGCCTTCTATAAATCGTGTAGTTGCCTTAATTACAACTATTAGGTACAGTCAACCCGCATTAGATGTAGTCTATGAGGATTTATTTTTAAATAAGGGTGCTAAGTTAAATAGGGAACCGAAAAGTAAATCTGTATTTATTAACAAAGGTAAGAATACATTTAAAGATTCAATAAAGATAAATAACGTTTCTTTTCGTTATCCAAATCAAAACGATTACTCGGTTAAGGATATATCATTAACTATTCCTATTGGTCAGTCTGTTGCATTCATAGGGGAATCTGGAGCAGGTAAAACAACTATAGTAGATATTATTTTGGGTCTTTTTAAACCAGAAAAAGGAAATGTGCTAGTTGATGGTATGAATTTATACGACCAGATCTCATTATGGCAACAAAAAATAGGTTATATTCCTCAATCAATCTTTCTTTCAGACGATACAATTCGAGGAAACATAGCGTTTGGTTTAGAGCCTAAGGAAATAGAGGATATCGAGGTTTGGAGAGCATTAGAACAAGCCCAGTTAAAAGAATTTGTTCTAAGTCTTCCAGATAAATTGGAGACAACTGTTGGAGAACGTGGGGTAAGACTTTCGGGAGGCCAACGCCAGCGTATTGGTATTGCTCGGGCCTTGTATCATAACCCTGAAATTTTATTTATGGATGAAGCAACATCATCATTAGATAATGAAACTGAAAAAGAAATTATGAAAGCTATTGATGGGCTAAAAGGAGAGAAAACATTAATTATTATTGCACATCGATTAAGTACAATTGAGAATTGTGACATTGTATTTAAAATTAACAAGGGCAGACTTGTGGCAATTAATAATAAGGTAGATCAGAGTCATCCTAAAGTAATTAATTATTCAAGTTGGAAAATTTAA